The proteins below come from a single Mycolicibacterium sp. TY81 genomic window:
- the yajC gene encoding preprotein translocase subunit YajC translates to MDLVVFLPLLLVMGAFMFFASRRQRKQMQATIDLHNSLKVGDRVHTTSGLQGTIARIDDDNVDLEIAPGVVTTWMKLAVRDRIEPETEAAAEDVTSAAVEEGAPKTEG, encoded by the coding sequence ATGGATTTGGTCGTCTTCCTGCCGCTGCTCCTGGTCATGGGTGCCTTCATGTTCTTCGCGTCGCGGCGGCAGCGGAAGCAGATGCAGGCCACGATCGACCTGCACAACTCGCTGAAGGTGGGCGACCGCGTGCACACCACGTCCGGTCTGCAGGGCACCATCGCCCGGATCGACGACGACAACGTGGATCTGGAGATCGCTCCCGGCGTCGTCACCACCTGGATGAAGCTCGCCGTGCGCGACCGCATCGAGCCCGAGACCGAGGCCGCCGCTGAGGACGTGACCTCGGCTGCCGTCGAAGAGGGCGCGCCGAAGACCGAAGGCTGA